The genomic segment TGCTCACAACATGACAAAGTGATTACATGCTTCAGCCGGCCCGGTGTGTCGTGTGGTTCCGCCGATAACTGGTCTTTAACTCGGCATCAGCGGCATTGTTCATGGCCTCATTGACGACCGCAGAAAGGTCGCCGTAGATTCCCATGGCTTTTTTCAGGAATGAGCTCACAATCGAGCCATCGGTGTTGTTCTGTACAGCGGCCTTTGCCCTTGCCATCCTGATCGCTGCTGTTACGTCCAGTTTTGCAACTTTTCCCATGATGATCCTCCTTGCCTGCAGTACGATTAGCCTTCCCAACCGGCTATCACAATTAATTCACAATGTAAGTTCGGTATATTTGTTCCTTGCGCTGGTTTAAGCAAGAGGTGTGCCAGGAAGCGTTTCTGAATAGAGCAGAATATTTTTTTGAGCGGTAACCTGACGGACTGCGGCAATAGGCTATTTTTACCTTTATTTGTATATAGTTATGGCAATAGCCGGGCTGGATTTCCTCCCGGACTTATTTTGTCGATTGTATGCGATACACGGAAACAGGCTTTTAAAAAGCGAGCCCGGCACACATGTGTCAATAATGACACATAGATATTTTCATTAAAAACAACATGTTCCGGAATAGTGTGCAATGTATGTGCAAGAATTGGCACATATAGCGTGCGCCCGCAGTACGCCGGGGCGCTCTTTTCAGCTTCCGTCTTCACCCTGCGGGCTTCGACGTGACAAGCCGCATGAGATTGCCGCGCCACGGTTTCACTCGGGCTCGCAATGACAGCAAAACAATCAAGGTACGCATTAACCGGATGAGCCATATTTAAACTAAGGTTATCACCCGCATAAAACGGTGAAATCCCGAAACCTGGAGGAGGTAGACAATGGCAAAGTGAATATTTGAACCAGGACACACCGCAGTCGAGTTTCGTGTGTGTCACATGATGGTGACAAACTGCTAGGAACTGTTTCCAAGCTACAGGATCTTCGCGGCCGCTGTGGCCAGTCGGCTCCGTTCCCCCTTGTCCAGGAAGAGAGTGGAGGCAAGGTTCAGATCGGAGGCCCTGAACTTCTCGGAGGTGACGGCAAGGCCGTTATCGGCTGAGCTCATGTAGGGGCTGTCAATCTGAAAAATGTCCCCGGTGAGGATGATCTTGGTGTTTTCCCCCGCCCTGGTGATGATTGTCTTGATCTCATGGGGGGTCAGGTTCTGGGCCTCGTCTATCATGAATATACCGTTGGACACGCTTCTGCCCCGGATGTACGCCAGGGTCTGGACCTCGATCAACTTGGAATCGAAGAGATACTGAAGCGTAATGTCGTGGGGGCTTATCACCGGCTCACGTCCTTTTCCCGGGCTTCCGTTGGACAGGTTGTCCACCAGGAACTCCAGGTTGTCGTAGATGGGCTGAAGCCACGGCCTGATCTTCTCCATCTCGGTGCCGGGGAGCGCACCGGGATCCGGGCCCATGGGTATGATTGGCCGGGCGATGATGAGACGTTTGAACTTCTCCTCCAGGACCATGTCCAGGGCACATGCCAGGGAGACGAGGGTCTTCCCGCTTCCTGCGACACCCATGACAAAGACAAGGTCGATATCAGTGTCCAGGATGGCGTCCATGAGAAAACGTTGCTTGTGGTTTCTCGGCCTGATGCCAAATACATCGTCGAGTTTTCCGAGCAGGCTGAAAAAATTCTTTCCGTTCTCATTCTCCCTGTAGCGGACAAGGGCGCTCTGGCTCAGGTCTGCCTCGTTTTTGAGTACAAAATAATCGTTTGGATGGGGTTCAAACTCCTTTTCGTCACTTCGATAACCCTCGACAGGGATCTCTTTCTCTCTGTAAAGCCTGTCGATATATTCCCCTTTAACCAGAACATAGCCGGCATCCTCCCGAATTTCCGAAACGGTCTTGTTGTGGTAGTAATCCTCCGACTCAACCCCAAGGATGTTTGCCTTGATCCTGACGTTGATATCCTTGCTGACGACTATGGTAGGTAATCTGGATTCCTTTTTGATGCTCAGCGCGACGTTCAGGATGATGTTATCGCTGGCGGTCTTTGCGCTGATGATTTCCAGCTCCCGTGGAAGCTTGATCTGCTCATCATAGAATCTTACAAAGATTTTACCGCCGGACGGCAGCTTCACACCTTTGGTCAGATCTCCTTCCAGGCGAAGGTCATCAAGCTGTCTGGAAAACTGCCTGGCGGCGAAGCCGCGGGGATCATAGTGACGCTTGAAACTATCAAGCTCTTCCAGGACGATGGACGGGATGATGATATTGTTGTCCTCGAAAGTTTCGAGGCAATTGGGGGAATAGAGGATAACGTTTGTATCAAGAACAAAATTTTTCACCGGCAGTCTCCTTTGGAAATGATGTCATTACGCTTGTCCCCCATAGCTTCAGCGAAGGGGGGACAAGCGCGATGACAACGAATGAGAACGGGTCGTAGTGACAAATGGTGGTTCCGGCCATCATGCAGGTACGCATTTCCCGGGTAAACCTGAATTATAACACCGTTTGTATTTCACTCAAAATATTTCCACAGGCTTTTTTTCAGGTTGGGACGCCCGGGCTTCAACCCCTGTCAGCACCCGAAATCTCCCACAAAACCAATTTACATGTTAGAATATATGTAAGTCATCTTGGGGATGAGTAACCGGATAAAACCCTTTTTCTCTGCGAGAAACATATCGCTTCTGTATCTTACGGCCCGAAACTTATCCCTCACGTCACAATGAAGGGGATAAGCGCAATAGCAGAGAAGTATTCAAAGTACGTAGAAACCGGATGAACCATAAAAGAAAGGTGGGGACAGTGAAGTCCATCGTGAATAGAGGAGGCGATATTGAACGAGCACAATAAATCCGAGGAGTTGAAACTCCTCAGGAAAGCGGCGGAGGACGGCAACCCGGAGGCCCAGGGACAGTTGGGAACCTTGCTCGCTCTGGGAGAAGTGGTCCCTCAGGACCTGGATGAGGCCCTGAAGTGGTTGAAAACCGCGGCCGAACTCGGGGACCTCACCGCCATGTTCAATCTTGGCATTATTTACGAACAGGGTCTGGGTGTGCCCTGCGACCTCGAAGAGGCCGGACTGTGGTTCTGGAAGGCGGCTGAGCATGGGGATACGGGCGCAAAAATGAAACTCGGGACCATGCTGCTCAGGAAAACCGGATTTTCACCTGGGTCCAGAGTCCTGGATGCTATCCGCTCCTCAGCCGAGGAAGAATTTCCCTATGCACAGACATTTCTGGGGAAAATCTATATGGATGGCGTCGGTCTGAAACAGGACGATGCCAAGGCGGAGTACTGGTTCAGAAAGGCCGTACGGCAGGGCGACGAAGGCGCCATGTTCAACCTGGGGGAGATGGCCGCCATCGCCCGGACAACCGAAACTACCGAAGACGAGGTCGCCCAGTGGTTCTACGAATTCGGCATGACATGCCTGAAAAACAGGAACGTGGTCAAGGCTTTTGACTGCCTGGTTTCCATTAAGAGGGTTGTACCCGAACACTTCCTTTCTCAACGCCTGGAAGCCGAAATAGACAGGGAAAACCAGACTAAACCCGGTAGAGAATAAACTTGACAGGGGGTGTTCCTTGGAGAGGGTGCTGCCGATGCTGCCCTCATGTTCCGTCCCAAGGTGCTTTATCCCTATCATTACGGTGAAACCGATCCATCAAGATTAGAGGCGATTTCAAAGGGAAGCGGCATCGAGGTCCGCATCCGGTCAATGAAGTAGTCAGGCCATTCTTTCCAGGACTTTCAGCAATACGGCCTTTCTCTTTTTCAGAATGTCTCTGAAATCCTGCCTGTCCGTATTGGCTATCTCCATTCTCAGGTCTGAAAGAAAGGTGTCGAGCACGTCGACCAGGATCTCACGTTCTTCCCTGGTAAGGTCAAGCCGGATCACTCCCGTCTCAACGATAGGACTGGCCTCTGAACGATCCTGTAAATTCATCATGTTTCCTCCTTCATTCGGAAAGACCACTTCGCCTCCACACTTTCTATTATAGCGCAAAAAAACAGGGTATCGCACCGCGTTTGAAACATACCTTACCCCTCTGGACTCTGGACTTTCGACTCTGGACTCCCCAGGCTATAGCCTGGGGAGGAGCAGATAACGATTGCGATAGGCTGCCGTGGCGTGTATCTTTTTCCTGATCCTGTTGTTCCCCGTGATCCTGGATTTTCCGATTCAGAGGAATCTTGATGATGAGTTCTATCCGGCAGAAAACCTGGGCATGTATTTTTCTTGTTGTTGTGGTGGGATTCCCTGCCATCTCGCCGGCCCTGCCGTCGGCGAGTGAGGTAACGGGCTACCATGTCCTTGAGAACGGCCTGGATGTAAGGCTCCTTCCGGGGCAGTCGACACCCATGGTCGCTACACTGGTCCTGGTCAAGACCGGTTATGCACGGGAGGACTTGACGGACAGCGGGTACAGCCATCTCCTGGAACACCTGGTGTTCGGCGGTACGGCGAGCAGGGACAAGGACCGGATCCAGCGGGAGGTGCGGGACCTGGGAGGGTACATTAACGGTTTTACCAGGGACGATTACACCGGCTACATCCTGGTGGTTCACCGCGACAATCTTTTCAAGGGACTTGGCCTCCTGTCGGACATGCTGTTTCACTCGACCCTGAGCGAAAGTTCGGTCGCCGAGGCCCGCCGGGTTGTGGTGGAGGAGATAAAACGCCATGAAAGCAGGCCTGATGCCCGCCTGAATGAGATGCGCCAGGCGCTGTTGTACGCCGGCTCTGCCTACGAGAGGACAGGGCTGGGAAATGAGCTCACCGTCACCAATGTTACCCGTGAGG from the bacterium BMS3Abin14 genome contains:
- the ybeZ_1 gene encoding phoH-like protein, with amino-acid sequence MKNFVLDTNVILYSPNCLETFEDNNIIIPSIVLEELDSFKRHYDPRGFAARQFSRQLDDLRLEGDLTKGVKLPSGGKIFVRFYDEQIKLPRELEIISAKTASDNIILNVALSIKKESRLPTIVVSKDINVRIKANILGVESEDYYHNKTVSEIREDAGYVLVKGEYIDRLYREKEIPVEGYRSDEKEFEPHPNDYFVLKNEADLSQSALVRYRENENGKNFFSLLGKLDDVFGIRPRNHKQRFLMDAILDTDIDLVFVMGVAGSGKTLVSLACALDMVLEEKFKRLIIARPIIPMGPDPGALPGTEMEKIRPWLQPIYDNLEFLVDNLSNGSPGKGREPVISPHDITLQYLFDSKLIEVQTLAYIRGRSVSNGIFMIDEAQNLTPHEIKTIITRAGENTKIILTGDIFQIDSPYMSSADNGLAVTSEKFRASDLNLASTLFLDKGERSRLATAAAKIL
- the podJ gene encoding localization factor PodJL, which translates into the protein MNEHNKSEELKLLRKAAEDGNPEAQGQLGTLLALGEVVPQDLDEALKWLKTAAELGDLTAMFNLGIIYEQGLGVPCDLEEAGLWFWKAAEHGDTGAKMKLGTMLLRKTGFSPGSRVLDAIRSSAEEEFPYAQTFLGKIYMDGVGLKQDDAKAEYWFRKAVRQGDEGAMFNLGEMAAIARTTETTEDEVAQWFYEFGMTCLKNRNVVKAFDCLVSIKRVVPEHFLSQRLEAEIDRENQTKPGRE